The proteins below come from a single Xenopus tropicalis strain Nigerian chromosome 9, UCB_Xtro_10.0, whole genome shotgun sequence genomic window:
- the stx4 gene encoding syntaxin 4 (The RefSeq protein has 1 substitution compared to this genomic sequence) yields MRDRTKELRQDDSDSEAEEHKVFIITVPNGSKDETEVNEQFLQTTRQIRDALQLLREKVKELDTSQMKVLTTPIPEENMKKDLQAIREDIKRMAKDIRSKLQSIEVKEDEEHIRSSVHTRMRKTQHGVLSQQFIELINHCNGLQTQYRENNVKRIKRQLQITGHNVTDEQFDEMLEAGQTDVFTCNILKDTQLTKQALNEIEARHEEILKLEKSIVELHDMFMYLAMEVEAQGETIDNIEKNIMRSNDYVEKAREQLSQAVENKHKARKKKLYIAICVLILVIVLIIIITVAVMS; encoded by the exons ATGAGGGACCGGACCAAGGAGCTCAGGCAG GATGATAGCGACTCGGAGGCCGAGGAGCACAAGGTTTTTATCATCACCGTACCGAACGGGAGCAAAGATGAGACAGAAGTCAATGAGCAGTTCTTGCAGACG ACCCGCCAGATACGGGATGCGCTGCAACTTCTCCGGGAGAAAGTCAAGGAGCTGGACACAAGTCAGATGAAAGTCCTGACTACACCCATCCCCGAGGAGA ATATGAAGAAGGATTTACAGGCTATTCGTGAAGACATAAAACGCATGGCTAAAGATATCCGCTCCAAACTTCAGA GTATTGAAGTGAAGGAGGATGAGGAGCATATCCGCAGTTCTGTGCATACTCGCATGAGAAAAACACAG CATGGGGTGCTCTCTCAGCAATTCATCGAGCTAATTAATCACTGCAACAGCCTGCAGACCCAGTACAGAGAGAACAATGTAAAGCGGATCAAGCGGCAACTGCAGATCA CCGGACACAATGTCACAGATGAACAGTTTGATGAGATGCTGGAGGCCGGGCAGACTGACGTGTTCACGTGCAAT ATCCTTAAGGACACACAGCTCACCAAGCAGGCTCTGAACGAGATAGAAGCCCGGCACGAGGAGATTCTCAAGTTAGAGAAGAGCATTGTGGAACTGCATGACATGTTTATGTATTTGGCCATGGAGGTAGAAGCCCAG GGGGAAACCATAGAcaacatagagaagaatataatgcGCTCTAACGATTATGTGGAGAAAGCGAGAGAGCAGCTAAGCCAAGCTGTGGAGAACAAACACAAAGCCAGGAAG AAGAAATTGTACATTGCCATTTGTGTCCTTATCCTGGTCATCGTCCTCATCATCATTATCACTGTGGCTGTGATGAGTTAG